In one window of Clupea harengus chromosome 4, Ch_v2.0.2, whole genome shotgun sequence DNA:
- the wu:fa11c10 gene encoding protein FAM110A, which yields MPVETLRPCDGRLGTGGPFTSAMPFRILNRGPNYFRRPAEPGTRKLSAVERLEADKAKYVKSQQVALTRQEPVKPPIIRKPLMSPGMMLQCRISTPPARKVPRRPLMHLDAENGGEGGLGSRRGPHLNLEILNNLINVCDGPLPSPSSSPSPIPSSPSPSPSASSPSSGCKRPGGAPCLEPQHPTGATPVSSCTSSPLNGHVDRRPPPIPARAPRTGAYSSPNSVTVRRVDVRPQAEVRKPPRMFLHKPRQIAQPQVAQPQAPPSLPPPPPPPTTTTTTSSSPSPASLPSSLLSPQPPLPDAPPSCLPSSPLLLRAAGVLPPASPAFTRISSASSRGSARKHPSLHRSKSDLSDRYSRATADLERFFNYCGLDPEEVEGMGGVECFARASSDIVSISKLHSVSTPSSECGDGGGGYGGRGRVGGCEDNYDDDDDEGPPRPNERVPYSISVIERNARVIKWLYGIRQARDISQNVSNV from the coding sequence ATGCCCGTGGAGACGCTGCGGCCGTGTGACGGGCGCCTGGGCACCGGGGGCCCTTTCACCTCGGCCATGCCCTTCCGCATCCTCAACAGGGGCCCCAACTACTTCCGGCGGCCGGCAGAGCCGGGAACACGCAAGCTGAGTGCCGTGGAGCGCCTGGAAGCCGACAAGGCCAAGTATGTCAAGAGCCAGCAGGTGGCGCTCACACGGCAGGAGCCCGTCAAGCCGCCCATCATCCGCAAGCCGCTCATGTCGCCCGGCATGATGCTGCAGTGCCGTATCAGTACGCCGCCGGCCCGAAAGGTCCCCCGCCGCCCCCTCATGCACCTGGACGCTGAGAACGGAGGCGAGGGGGGCCTGGGGTCCCGCAGGGGGCCTCACCTCAACCTGGAGATCCTCAACAACCTCATCAACGTGTGTGACGGCCCGCTGCCCTCCCCGTCATCCTCACCTTCACCCATCCCTTCatcgccctcgccctcgccctcggCCTCCTCACCCTCTTCCGGGTGCAAGCGGCCCGGAGGTGCCCCCTGTCTGGAGCCTCAGCACCCCACGGGCGCCACCCCGGTGTCCTCCTGCACCTCGTCGCCCCTCAATGGCCACGTGGACCGCCGACCGCCCCCCATCCCAGCCCGGGCCCCGAGAACGGGCGCTTACAGCTCTCCGAACTCCGTGACGGTGCGGCGGGTGGACGTGCGGCCCCAGGCGGAGGTGCGCAAGCCCCCCAGGATGTTCCTTCACAAGCCCCGGCAGATTGCCCAGCCTCAGGTAGCCCAACCACAGGCCCCGCcgtcacttcctcctcctccccctcctcccaccactaccactaccacctcctcctccccctcccctgcatCCCtgccctcatctctcctcagccCACAGCCTCCTCTTCCTGATGCGCCTCCCTCCTGCCTGCCCTCCAGCCCCCTGTTGCTCCGCGCAGCGGGCGTTCTCCCCCCGGCATCCCCGGCCTTCACGCGCATCTCCTCGGCCAGCTCCCGCGGCTCGGCCCGCAAGCACCCGTCGCTGCACCGCTCCAAGTCGGACCTGAGCGACCGCTACTCGCGTGCCACCGCCGACCTGGAGCGCTTCTTCAACTACTGCGGCTTGGACCCCGAGGAGGTGGAGGGCATGGGTGGCGTGGAGTGCTTCGCCCGCGCCAGCTCTGACATCGTCTCCATCTCCAAGCTGCACAGCGTCAGCACGCCCAGCTCCGAGTGTGGCGACGGCGGCGGCGGCTACGGCGGCCGAGGAAGAGTAGGTGGATGTGAGGACAAttatgatgacgatgatgacgaaGGCCCGCCCAGGCCCAATGAGCGCGTGCCCTACAGCATCTCGGTCATCGAGAGGAACGCCCGCGTCATCAAGTGGCTTTACGGCATCCGCCAGGCGCGAGACATCTCGCAGAACGTTTCTAACGTCTAG